From one Streptomyces spiramyceticus genomic stretch:
- a CDS encoding CitMHS family transporter has product MLTILGFVMIATFLVLIMMKKMSPIAALVLIPALFCVFVGQGAKLGDYVLEGVGNLAPTAAMLMFAIVYFGVMIDVGLFDPIVRGILRFCKADPLRIVVGTAALAAIVSLDGDGSTTFMITVSAMYPLYKRLGMSLVVMTGVAATANGVMNTLPWGGPTARAATALKLDAADIFVPMIPALAVGLVFVFVLAYVLGRRERKRLGYLSLDEAVEVESEEQVLVGAGGCDSEPRKSVGGTGTGTGTGAGTGTNVGPGADSADGEGFQGLDPNRATLRPKLYWFNAGLTLVLLTAMITELLPIPVLFLMGAALALTVNYPNMAEQKARIAAHADNVLNVAGMVFAAAVFTGVLTGTGMVEHMADWLVGAIPEGMGPHMAVVTGILSLPLTYFMSNDGFYFGVLPVLAEAGAAHGVSPLEIARASLVGQALHMSSPLVPAVYVLVGMAKVEFGDHTRFTVKWAALTSLVVLAAGIAFGII; this is encoded by the coding sequence ATGCTGACAATCCTCGGATTCGTCATGATCGCGACCTTCCTGGTCCTGATCATGATGAAGAAGATGTCGCCGATCGCGGCGCTGGTGCTGATCCCGGCACTCTTCTGTGTGTTCGTCGGACAGGGCGCGAAACTCGGGGACTACGTCCTCGAAGGCGTCGGCAATCTCGCGCCCACCGCCGCGATGCTGATGTTCGCCATCGTCTACTTCGGCGTGATGATCGACGTGGGTCTCTTCGACCCGATCGTGCGAGGCATCCTGCGGTTCTGCAAGGCCGACCCGCTGCGCATCGTGGTGGGTACGGCCGCGCTCGCCGCGATCGTCTCGCTCGACGGCGACGGCTCGACCACCTTCATGATCACGGTCTCGGCGATGTACCCGCTGTACAAGCGGCTCGGCATGAGCCTGGTCGTCATGACCGGCGTCGCCGCCACCGCGAACGGCGTGATGAACACGCTGCCTTGGGGCGGCCCCACCGCCCGCGCCGCCACCGCGCTGAAGCTCGACGCGGCCGACATCTTCGTGCCGATGATTCCGGCGCTGGCCGTCGGACTGGTCTTCGTCTTCGTGCTGGCGTACGTGCTGGGCCGGCGCGAGCGCAAGCGGCTCGGGTATCTGTCGCTGGACGAGGCGGTCGAGGTCGAGTCGGAGGAGCAGGTGTTGGTGGGGGCGGGCGGCTGTGACTCCGAGCCCCGTAAGAGCGTTGGCGGTACGGGTACGGGTACGGGTACGGGTGCAGGTACGGGTACGAACGTCGGCCCTGGCGCCGATTCCGCGGACGGCGAGGGCTTCCAGGGCCTGGACCCCAACCGCGCGACCCTGCGCCCCAAGCTCTACTGGTTCAACGCCGGTCTCACCCTCGTCCTGCTCACGGCGATGATCACGGAACTGCTGCCGATCCCGGTGCTGTTCCTCATGGGTGCGGCTCTCGCTCTCACCGTCAACTACCCGAACATGGCCGAGCAGAAGGCCCGTATCGCCGCCCACGCGGACAACGTCCTCAATGTCGCCGGGATGGTCTTTGCTGCCGCGGTCTTCACCGGCGTACTCACCGGCACCGGCATGGTCGAGCACATGGCCGACTGGCTCGTCGGCGCCATCCCCGAGGGCATGGGCCCGCACATGGCCGTCGTCACCGGCATCCTGAGCCTCCCGCTCACCTACTTCATGTCGAACGACGGCTTCTACTTCGGCGTCCTGCCGGTCCTCGCCGAGGCCGGAGCCGCGCACGGAGTCTCGCCGCTCGAAATCGCCCGCGCTTCGCTGGTCGGCCAGGCGCTGCACATGTCGTCGCCGCTGGTCCCCGCCGTGTACGTCCTGGTGGGCATGGCCAAGGTCGAGTTCGGCGACCACACCAGGTTCACGGTCAAGTGGGCCGCGCTCACTTCGCTGGTGGTGCTGGCGGCGGGGATCGCGTTCGGCATCATCTGA
- a CDS encoding molybdopterin oxidoreductase family protein: MSGQAPAAVSRTTDSRTALRICPLCEATCGLTLTIEGTKVTGARGDREDIFSRGFICPKGASFGDLDADPDRLTGPLVRKDGELREASWSEAFDLVAARIRPLIEEYGPNSVGVVLGNPNVHTMAGSLYPSVLLAALRTRSLFTASTVDQMPKHVSSGLLFGDPYAIPVPDLDCTDHLLLLGANPLDSNGSLCTAPDFPGKLKALRKRGGTLVVVDPRRTRTAKTADRHVAIRPGTDALLLAALAQVLFEEKLTAPGVLEKHIEGLAEVREAVRDFTPQAVAAACDVPADEIRGLARGLAAAPTAAVYGRVGSSTVEFGTLANWLVDVLNILTGNLDRPGGALFPLSATARTPRPAGPGKGFDLGRWHSRVSGHPEAKGELPLAALAEEIRTPGEGRVRALIAIAANPVLSAPDGDRLDQALSEDLDFMVSIDPYLNETSRHADVVLPPPPPSRSAHFDFSFNTFAVHNQVRYSPAAVPLEAGRMDESEIHARLILAVSGMHGADPSAVDDMVIDSTLTRVGAPKELAAELTGRTGPERRLDLMLRLGPYDLTLDRLKAAPHGIDLGPLKPRLGQILKTRSGRIELLPAPIAADLPRLRRALDERPAALVLVGRRHLRSNNSWMHNIASLNGGSNRCTLQIHPDDALRLGLTDGASARISAEGGAVEAPVEVTDAVRAGVVSLPHGWGHDRPGVRMSVAAATPGVNVNQLLDGSRLDPLSGTAVLNGFPVDIVPAL, from the coding sequence ATGTCCGGTCAAGCCCCAGCCGCCGTATCCCGCACCACCGATTCCCGCACCGCCCTGCGTATCTGCCCACTCTGCGAGGCCACCTGCGGCCTGACCCTCACGATCGAGGGGACCAAGGTCACCGGAGCACGCGGCGACCGCGAAGACATCTTCAGCCGGGGCTTCATCTGCCCCAAGGGCGCCTCCTTCGGAGATCTCGACGCCGACCCCGACCGCCTGACCGGGCCCCTCGTCCGCAAGGACGGAGAGCTGCGGGAGGCGAGCTGGAGCGAGGCCTTCGATCTCGTCGCCGCCCGGATACGTCCGCTGATCGAGGAGTACGGGCCGAACTCCGTCGGCGTGGTCCTCGGCAACCCCAACGTCCACACCATGGCCGGCTCCCTCTACCCGTCCGTCCTGCTCGCCGCGCTGCGCACCCGCAGCCTCTTCACGGCCAGCACGGTCGACCAGATGCCCAAGCACGTGTCCAGCGGCCTGCTCTTCGGCGACCCGTACGCGATTCCGGTGCCCGACCTGGACTGTACGGACCATCTGCTGCTCCTCGGCGCCAACCCTCTCGACTCCAACGGCAGTCTGTGCACGGCCCCCGATTTCCCCGGCAAGCTCAAGGCACTGCGCAAGCGCGGCGGCACGCTCGTCGTCGTCGACCCGCGCCGCACGCGTACGGCGAAGACCGCCGACCGGCATGTCGCCATCAGGCCCGGCACGGACGCACTGCTGCTCGCCGCCCTCGCGCAGGTTCTCTTCGAGGAGAAGCTCACCGCGCCCGGCGTGCTGGAGAAGCACATCGAGGGCCTGGCCGAAGTGCGGGAAGCCGTACGGGACTTCACCCCTCAGGCCGTCGCCGCCGCCTGCGACGTCCCGGCCGACGAGATCCGCGGCCTGGCACGCGGACTCGCCGCCGCGCCGACCGCCGCCGTGTACGGACGGGTCGGCAGCTCCACCGTCGAGTTCGGCACGCTGGCCAACTGGCTCGTCGACGTACTCAACATCCTCACCGGCAACCTCGACCGCCCCGGCGGCGCCCTCTTCCCGCTCTCCGCCACCGCCCGCACGCCCCGCCCCGCAGGCCCCGGCAAGGGCTTCGACCTCGGCCGCTGGCACAGCAGGGTCAGCGGCCACCCCGAGGCCAAGGGCGAACTGCCGCTCGCCGCGCTGGCCGAGGAGATCCGGACGCCGGGGGAGGGGCGGGTGCGCGCGCTCATCGCCATCGCCGCCAACCCCGTGCTCTCAGCGCCCGACGGCGACCGCCTGGACCAGGCGCTGAGCGAGGATCTCGACTTCATGGTCAGCATCGACCCGTATCTCAACGAGACCTCGCGGCACGCCGACGTCGTCCTGCCCCCGCCGCCGCCCTCCCGGAGCGCGCACTTCGACTTCTCGTTCAACACCTTCGCCGTGCACAACCAGGTGCGCTACTCCCCGGCGGCCGTCCCGCTGGAGGCCGGACGGATGGACGAGAGCGAGATCCACGCCCGGCTGATCCTCGCTGTCAGCGGTATGCACGGCGCCGATCCGTCGGCCGTCGACGACATGGTCATCGACTCCACGCTCACCAGGGTCGGCGCCCCCAAGGAGCTCGCCGCCGAACTCACCGGCCGCACCGGGCCCGAGCGGCGGCTCGACCTGATGCTGCGCCTCGGTCCGTACGACCTCACACTCGACAGGCTCAAGGCAGCCCCGCACGGCATCGACCTGGGCCCGCTCAAGCCGCGCCTCGGGCAGATCCTCAAGACCCGCAGCGGAAGGATCGAGCTGCTGCCCGCCCCCATCGCCGCCGACCTGCCCCGGCTGCGGCGCGCGCTGGACGAGCGGCCCGCGGCTCTCGTCCTCGTCGGCCGGCGTCATCTGCGGTCCAACAACAGCTGGATGCACAACATCGCGTCGCTCAACGGCGGCAGCAACCGCTGCACCCTCCAGATCCACCCGGACGACGCGCTGCGGCTCGGTCTCACCGACGGCGCGTCAGCCCGTATCAGCGCGGAGGGAGGGGCAGTGGAGGCGCCGGTGGAGGTGACAGACGCGGTGCGCGCCGGCGTCGTGAGCCTGCCGCACGGCTGGGGTCATGACAGGCCGGGCGTCCGGATGTCGGTCGCGGCGGCCACCCCGGGCGTCAACGTCAACCAGCTGCTCGACGGGAGCCGACTCGACCCGCTGTCCGGCACCGCTGTGCTCAACGGCTTCCCCGTCGACATCGTACCTGCGCTGTGA
- a CDS encoding TetR/AcrR family transcriptional regulator codes for MEPVPVTNSLRRAPVQQRSAERLTRILDACAELLDETGYEDLSTRDVAARAGVPIGSVYRFFGNKRAMADALAQRNLDSYAERISSRIAGIPAADWRRATDAVLDEYIAMKRTVPGFGLVDFGVQIPVGDPAAGINHRVTDRLTGLLSAHLGRKPDAALRRTMLVAVEAADALLQLAFRAQPSGDPDLIAETRAVLHAYLARTLE; via the coding sequence ATGGAGCCCGTGCCTGTTACGAACTCACTCCGCCGAGCCCCCGTGCAGCAGCGCAGCGCCGAGCGGCTGACCCGGATACTGGACGCCTGCGCCGAACTCCTCGACGAGACCGGTTACGAGGACCTGAGCACCCGCGACGTCGCCGCCCGTGCGGGCGTCCCCATCGGCTCGGTCTACCGATTCTTCGGCAACAAGCGCGCCATGGCCGACGCCCTCGCCCAGCGCAACCTCGACAGTTACGCCGAGCGGATCAGCAGCCGGATCGCCGGCATCCCGGCCGCCGACTGGCGTCGCGCCACCGATGCCGTGCTCGACGAGTACATCGCCATGAAGCGCACCGTCCCCGGCTTCGGCCTCGTCGACTTCGGCGTCCAGATCCCGGTGGGCGATCCGGCCGCCGGGATCAATCACCGCGTAACGGACCGCCTGACCGGCCTGCTCTCCGCCCACCTCGGCCGCAAACCGGACGCTGCCCTGCGCCGGACGATGCTGGTCGCCGTCGAGGCCGCCGACGCGCTGCTTCAGCTGGCGTTCCGTGCGCAGCCGTCGGGCGACCCGGATCTCATCGCCGAGACGCGGGCGGTCCTCCACGCCTATCTCGCCCGTACGCTCGAATGA